The genomic interval AGACGGGCCAGAAACTTAAGGTCAAGGTTAGCGACGACCCCAAGGCCACTGCCAAGGGAAAGGCGGAGGCCAAGCCGGCTCCGACCCTGGCCAAGGCCGATCCCAAGTCGGGCAAGGGTAAGTCCAACAAGGGCAAGGCCGAGCCGGCAAAGGCGCCATCCAAAACCCATGTGGTCAAGGCCAACGAGACCCTCTTCCAGGTTGCCGTCAAGTACGATACCAGCGTGGACGAGCTCAAGAAGCTCAACAAGCTTTCCGCCAAGGACAACACCATCAAGACGGGCCAGAAACTCAAGGTTAGCGGCTGAGCCCGCGGGAGGGCCCGAGGCCATCCCGTCCATCCCCGCAACCCCGGAGATCCCGCCTCCGGGGTTTTTCTTTGGCCCGCAGGCTCGTTCAGCCACCCGATCCACCCGCGTCAACCCGAGGCCCCTGTCATGAACTTCGTCGATCTCAAGACCCAATACGAGCGCATCCAGGCCGATGTCCAGGCCCGCATCCAGACCGTCCTGGAGCATGGGCGCTATGTCATGGGTCCCGAGATCACCGAATTGGAAGAGCGGCTGGCGGCCTGGGTCGGCGTCCGACATGGCATAGCCGTGGCCTCGGGCACCGATGCCCTCCTGATCGCCCTGATGGCCCTGGACCTGGGACCCGGCGACGAGGTCATCACCACCCCCTTCACCTTCATCGCCACCGCCGAGGTCATCGCCCTGCTGGGCGCCAAGCCGGTCTTCGTGGATATCGACCCGCGCACCTACAACATCAGCCCAACCGCCATCGCCGCCGCCATCGGTCCCCGCACCCGGGTCATCATGCCGGTCAGTCTCTATGGCCAGTGCGCGGATATGGACGCCATCAACGCCATCGCCGCGCGGCATGGGCTGCCCGTGATCGAGGATGCCGCCCAGAGTCTGGGCGCCACCTACCGGGGGCGAGCCTCCTGTGGCCTCTCCACCATCGGTTGCACCAGCTTCTTTCCCTCCAAGCCCCTTGGCGCCTACGGGGACGGTGGCGCTTGCTTCACCGATGACGAGGATCTCGCCCTGGCCATGCGCCAGATCTGTGACCACGGTCAGGACCGGCGTTATCACCACGTCCGCATCGGCGTCAACGGGCGTCTGGATTCACTCCAGGCCGCCATCCTCCTGGCCAAGCTCGCCATCTTCCCGGACGAGGTCGCCGCCCGCGCCCGCCTGGGTGCCCGTTACTCCGAACTCCTGGCGGGGGCGCCCTGTGTGACGCCCTTCATCGAGGCCCACAACACCAGTGTCTTTGCCCAGTACACGGTGCATCTGGAGGACCGGGAGGCCGTCGTGGCCCGCCTCGGGGAGCAGGGCATTCCCACCTCGGTCCATTACCCCATCCCCCTCAACCTCCAGCCGGCCTTCGCCGACACCGGGCCGCCCGCCGGCGCCCTGCCCGAGGCCGAGCGCGCCGCCGCCGGGGTTCTCAGCCTGCCCATGCACCCCTATCTTCAGGACGCCGAGCAGCGCCAGGTCGCCGAGGCCTTGCGCGGGGCCCTGAGGGCCTGAACTCCCTGGGGATGCCATCCGTACCCAAGCCCCCCGGTTAACCTGGGCCAGGCCTCTTCAGCGCGAATCCTGGCGTGGACGGGCGATCCGATCCAAAGATCATGCCCGTCCCCGTCCCGTCCCCGTCCCCGTCCCCGTCCCCGTCCCCGTCCCCGTCATCGGCATGATCTATCGAATAGAAAGAAACATTCGATTTTGAAAGCGCCCGATAGCCCCCTATCCTGGTACCCAACAATCGATAGGAGGCCGCTGACATGATCAAGACCCTGACCTTCGCCCTCGTCCATTTCACCGTCGCCTTCACCGTGGCCTATGCCTTGAGCGGCAGTCTGGTCATCGGCGGCGCCATTGCCCTGGTCGAGCCCATCATCAACACCGTCGCCTACTTCTTCCACGAGAAAATATGGGAGAGGATTCGGGTCAACCGCGAGGCGGTGGCGGCGGGCTTGCCCGCCTGAGCCCCGCCCCTAGGCCGCAAGATGACTCTATGGCCTGTATCGGGCGGGTCGGGTGGCGGCGGGCGGGGGTGTCGACAGCAGGGATGCTGTCGCCAAGCCAACAGGGAGATATTCACGGCGTCCCCCGCCCACCGCC from Chromatiaceae bacterium carries:
- a CDS encoding DegT/DnrJ/EryC1/StrS family aminotransferase translates to MNFVDLKTQYERIQADVQARIQTVLEHGRYVMGPEITELEERLAAWVGVRHGIAVASGTDALLIALMALDLGPGDEVITTPFTFIATAEVIALLGAKPVFVDIDPRTYNISPTAIAAAIGPRTRVIMPVSLYGQCADMDAINAIAARHGLPVIEDAAQSLGATYRGRASCGLSTIGCTSFFPSKPLGAYGDGGACFTDDEDLALAMRQICDHGQDRRYHHVRIGVNGRLDSLQAAILLAKLAIFPDEVAARARLGARYSELLAGAPCVTPFIEAHNTSVFAQYTVHLEDREAVVARLGEQGIPTSVHYPIPLNLQPAFADTGPPAGALPEAERAAAGVLSLPMHPYLQDAEQRQVAEALRGALRA
- a CDS encoding DUF2061 domain-containing protein — its product is MIKTLTFALVHFTVAFTVAYALSGSLVIGGAIALVEPIINTVAYFFHEKIWERIRVNREAVAAGLPA